A single region of the Podospora pseudopauciseta strain CBS 411.78 chromosome 1, whole genome shotgun sequence genome encodes:
- the MSK1 gene encoding mitochondrial lysine-tRNA synthetase (EggNog:ENOG503NUPU; COG:J), with protein MGAPKIFLRKRSFPFAFGQQHQRRLEQAEFPVCWCETGKLNDAMRPSPSLQFLRPYARVPVPHAAAFPHLRRAQLSQRCSFHLARQQELEQAGVLKYPRIRNDGGEIMRVPDFRAKYQDIQQGVVAEEEVTLRGRVESVRRAGSKLVFIDVRSEFENVQGLCNLGKLVDGTTGSGLKNLARLLNRGDIISVTGKATRTKTGELSIQATQLPEILTPSLVPRPEKVEDTLHRHIDMLANRRTVDTLRLRSYITRYLRDFFHERNFLEFQTPILSGNAGGAVARPFTMHAEAVSKDVTLRIAPELWLKRLVVGGVDRVFELGPAFRNEGIDQTHNPEFTICEFYHAYANLQDLITITQDLIRGVAEHCAKLISNGTLSSLPEISDLSIYQQPFQQAEFIPTLQDKLGFTFPDLTTNSAHSDLLSLLNSNSVPPFEGQDHFPLPKLLDKLAERYIEPLSLTTPLFITHHPVVMSPLSKSFLCPRTNQHVSARTELFVKGKELANMYEEENDPFAQREKFAEQIRQKDVEVGQKVEVDESFCYALASGLPPTGGWGCGVERLVMLMAGTGRISEVLSFGNLRNVVVGGSNAAVGGVTGDEREKKGE; from the exons ATGGGAGCTCCAAAAATATTTTTGAGGAAGCGGtcttttccttttgcttTTGGACAACAACATCAGCGTCGTTTGGAACAAGCAGAGTTCCCGGTTTGTTGGTGTGAAACAGGTAAATT AAATGATGCGATGAGACCATCACCGAGTCTCCAGTTCCTGCGGCCGTACGCCCGGGTACCAGTCCCTCACGCGGCGGCGTTCCCGCACCTCCGCCGCGCTCAGCTGTCGCAGCGTTGCTCCTTCCACCTTGCTCGGCAGCAGGAACTGGAGCAAGCTGGTGTCCTCAAGTATCCCCGTATCCGaaatgatggtggtgagattATGCGCGTTCCCGACTTCCGGGCCAAGTATCAGGACATTCAGCAGGGCGTTGtggcggaagaggaggtcaCCTTGCGAGGACGGGTCGAGTCTGTCCGTCGTGCCGGGTCGAAGCTCGTCTTTATTGATGTGAGGAGCGAGTTTGAGAATGTTCAAGGACTATGTAACCTGGGGAAGCTGGTCGATGGTACGACTGGTTCTGGTTTGAAGAATTTAGCCCGGTTGCTGAACAGGGGTGATATCATTT CTGTCACGGGCAAGGCCACGCGAACCAAGACAGGCGAGCTCTCCATCCAAGCCACCCAACTTCCTGAAATTTTGACGCCGAGCTTGGTGCCCCGGCCGGAGAAGGTTGAAGATACCCTGCATCGTCATATTGACATGCTGGCCAACCGTAGAACCGTAGATACCCTTCGTCTGCGGTCTTACATCACTCGCTATCTCCGAGACTTCTTTCATGAGCGCAACTTCCTTGAGTTTCAGACTCCTATCCTCTCTGGCAATGCTGGCGGTGCCGTGGCCAGGCCATTCACCATGCATGCTGAAGCAGTGAGCAAAGATGTCACTCTCCGTATTGCCCCTGAGTTGTGGCTCAAGCGTCTCGTCGTCGGAGGTGTAGACCGCGTGTTTGAGCTCGGCCCGGCGTTCCGCAACGAGGGCATCGACCAAACCCACAACCCAGAGTTCACCATCTGCGAGTTCTACCACGCCTACGCAAACCTCCAggacctcatcaccatcacccaagaTCTCATCCGCGGCGTTGCCGAGCACTGCGCTAAGCTCATCTCCAATGGCACCTTGTCCTCACTCCCCGAAATCTCCGACCTGTCCATCTACCAACAACCCTTTCAACAAGCAGAATtcatccccaccctccaaGACAAGTTGGGGTTCACCTTCCCCGACTTGACCACCAACTCCGCCCACTCGGACCTTTTGTCGCTTCTCAACTCAAACTCGGTCCCCCCTTTTGAGGGCCAAGAccacttccccctccccaaactcctcgaCAAGCTGGCCGAGCGGTACATTGAACCCCtgtccctcaccacccccttgttcatcacccaccaccccgtcgtcatgtcccccctttccaaatCCTTCCTCTGCCCCAGAACGAACCAGCACGTCTCGGCAAGGACTGAGCTGTTTGTCAAGGGGAAGGAGCTGGCGAACATGtacgaggaggagaacgaTCCGTTTGCCCAGAGGGAGAAGTTTGCGGAGCAGATCAGGCAGAAGGATGTGGAGGTGGGGCagaaggtggaggtggatgagagTTTTTGCTATGCGCTGGCGAGCGGGCTGCCGCCGacagggggttgggggtgtggagtggagaggttggtcaTGCTGAtggcggggacggggaggattAGTGAGGTGTTAAGTTTTGGGAATCTGAGgaatgtggtggtgggggggagtaatgctgctgttgggggggttaCGGGGGATgaaagggagaagaagggggagtaG
- the TIM10 gene encoding protein transporter tim10 (EggNog:ENOG503P6VS; COG:U) — protein sequence MFGFGQPKLSSEEKIAAVENEIKVMTEMQTRMAKICSQKCLDSTYREGELSKGEASCLDRCSAKFFEAHTTISEQLQKEQAAKGGMMGR from the exons ATGTTCGGATTCGGCCAACCCAAGCTCTCCTCCGAGGAGAAGATCGCCGCCGTCGAGAACGAGATCAAGGTCATGACCGAGATGCAGACCCG CATGGCCAAGATCTGCTCCCAAAAATGCCTCGACTCTACATACCGGGAAGGCGAGCTCTCCAAGGGCGAGGCCTCGTGCCTCGACCGGTGCAGTGCCAAGTTCTTCGAGGCGcacaccaccatctcggAGCAACTCCAAAAGGAGCAGGCCGCCAAGGGTGGCATGATGGGGCGGTAA
- a CDS encoding hypothetical protein (COG:S; EggNog:ENOG503NVRW), translating to MSIRIPFPPAASLDGRAHREEDITLARTASNKNARPAVPETPDGAAAAKVEAALALTPASNRRRVVLPDPIAFKFLEGDPTVTVITRKYVLPGYELYLVEQWACSRQSPALVIATYTADPKHSVVVGVLEIPGEEKDWSPRLRLYFSAIQHYHARPKETDIGELMVTNLSSFPSALTVIAVPDGDIQKHRQVFIVNENLKRLGCSGRSGLNLTDPTPATQAKFLQLYKTNEKIPFAQAVLELVRMCQMALHIFGMLDAEYVDGLLCDVTETAINNWWTEIGSEYFNTEPTDGILGPTTVAAMLGTLMGARNRLSYSGAPVAKDVFDLESTKKGIGTFQKSVKIERTRRLDRQTLLKLHSATAKAAAGDGGWGVHRAVKSTVAEIGGKRGELVIGMVGGKDKANIGDIETVDLGKFINLAYGERPKWLWHGKPRRTQQETAPGSAFGKELREETIVPQSGSRRTQSAPVEDELEAKKREDSPAIYAPPPVTNSAPITAESHNPGDRDALRKGIFKGVAGKVSDARSGLGRIRDAVGGGLRGHASRPSKDESPDTAISGYSSPSIATLAHSSTAVTSPVAVGKAFSWKVKPEEYANGAPKERDFGETGPSALNGSAEGSETHPTGVRAESTSSQELLRAAEEKEALAEIRKDVLENTFSAAASEAGDLDAQPQQFLGAQGSSDLPLSFLQRRHSFTTIEALQRPLNDARYPRRLSFSEAEEAVLGWHEIISLADLSPSDAGMDPATKAFLQSQAELAYSLYHRLQEIQKDLANWVTGKLSGVDILNTTYGAQQAELQALYHAVSEAYARIRHSSGELVAEERGRLTEAVKDVEVLVAKLEYEISALVGKVNEVEDGVAQFEAQVEDLERRAEELKAALETESWAHYLVRTLTGIGSGPNITRARSR from the coding sequence ATTTCTCGAAGGCGATCCAACAGTGACAGTTATTACGCGCAAATATGTCCTCCCTGGTTACGAACTATACCTCGTCGAACAATGGGCTTGCTCGCGCCAATCACCCGCCCTCGTCATTGCGACCTACACAGCTGATCCAAAGCACTCGGTCGTCGTCGGGGTTCTGGAGATAccaggagaagagaaggattGGTCGCCGAGATTACGCTTATACTTTAGCGCTATCCAACACTACCATGCCCGGCCAAAGGAAACAGACATTGGAGAGCTCATGGTCACCAACCTCAGTAGCTTTCCTTCCGCCCTTACTGTGATTGCGGTGCCCGACGGAGACATTCAGAAGCATCGCCAAGTGTTCATTGTGAACGAGAATCTCAAGCGGCTAGGTTGCTCAGGGAGATCAGGACTCAACCTCACAGATCCAACACCCGCTACGCAGGCCAAATTTCTGCAACTATACAAAACGAACGAGAAGATACCTTTTGCTCAGGCCGTTCTGGAGCTGGTTAGGATGTGCCAGATGGCACTTCACATCTTTGGCATGCTGGATGCGGAATACGTGGATGGGCTACTCTGTGACGTGACGGAGACCGCAATCAACAATTGGTGGACCGAGATTGGCTCCGAGTACTTCAACACCGAACCGACAGACGGCATTTTGGGTCCTACAACAGTGGCAGCGATGCTCGGCACGCTGATGGGAGCGAGGAATCGGCTCAGTTACTCTGGCGCACCAGTGGCCAAGGATGTTTTTGACCTTGAAAGCACCAAAAAGGGCATTGGGACCTTTCAAAAATCTGTCAAGATAGAGAGGACAAGACGTCTAGACCGCCAGACGTTGCTCAAGCTGCACAGTGCCACAGCCAAGGCAGCCgcgggagatggtggttggggtgttCACAGGGCGGTCAAATCTACGGTCGCTGAAATTGGTGGCAAACGCGGCGAGCTTGTCATTGGCATGGTGGGAGGCAAAGATAAAGCCAATATTGGTGATATCGAGACGGTCGACTTGGGAAAATTCATCAACTTGGCCTACGGTGAAAGACCAAAATGGCTTTGGCATGGAAAGCCAAGGAGAACACAGCAAGAGACTGCTCCGGGCTCTGCATTTGGCAAAGAATTACGAGAGGAAACTATTGTACCTCAGTCTGGAAGCAGAAGAACTCAGTCTGCGCCAGTGGAGGATGAGCTagaggccaagaagagggaAGATTCCCCCGCCATATACGCACCACCTCCTGTTACAAACTCAGCCCCCATCACAGCCGAAAGTCACAATCCCGGCGACAGGGATGCTCTACGAAAGGGAATTTTCAAGGGTGTTGCTGGAAAAGTGAGCGATGCTCGATCAGGTTTGGGTCGAATCAGAGAtgctgttggaggtggtttgAGGGGCCATGCCAGCAGGCCCTCCAAGGACGAAAGCCCGGACACGGCCATCAGTGGATATTCCAGCCCCAGTATAGCGACGTTAGCTCACTCGTCTACCGCGGTGACGAGCCCGGTTGCAGTTGGCAAAGCATTCAGCTGGAAGGTCAAACCGGAGGAGTATGCGAACGGGGCTCCAAAGGAACGAGATTTTGGCGAAACAGGGCCATCTGCTTTGAACGGCAGTGCAGAAGGGAGTGAGACGCATCCTACAGGTGTTAGGGCTGAGTCGACATCATCCCAAGAACTGCTCAGAGCAGcagaggaaaaagaagcgcTAGCCGAGATACGCAAAGATGTACTAGAGAATACATTTTCGGCCGCGGCTTCAGAGGCAGGTGATTTGGACGCTCAGCCCCAGCAATTTCTCGGTGCTCAAGGGAGCTCAGATCTGCCATTATCATTCCTTCAGCGAAGACACAGCTTCACAACCATTGAGGCTCTACAACGGCCACTAAATGACGCCCGTTATCCCCGCCGTTTGTCTTTTAGCGAAGCTGAAGAGGCTGTTCTTGGTTGGCACGAGATCATCAGCCTGGCCGATCTGTCCCCATCGGACGCTGGCATGGACCCAGCAACGAAGGCATTTTTGCAGTCTCAAGCGGAGCTGGCTTACAGCTTATACCACCGGCTCCAAGAAATACAGAAAGACCTCGCCAATTGGGTTACAGGAAAACTGTCAGGAGTTGACATTTTGAATACAACGTATGGCGCTCAGCAGGCGGAACTTCAAGCTCTCTATCATGCCGTCAGCGAGGCCTACGCACGAATAAGGCATAGCAGTGGGGAGCTGGTGGCAGAAGAGAGGGGACGCCTGACTGAAGCCGTCAAGGACGTTGAGGTCTTGGTTGCCAAGCTCGAATATGAGATTAGCGCGCTGGTCGGGAAGGTGAatgaggttgaggatggggtggcgCAGTTTGAAGCGCAGGTCGAGGATCTTGAGCGCAGGGCGGAAGAGCTCAAGGCTGCATTGGAAACGGAGAGTTGGGCGCATTATCTTGTTCGAACGCTGACGGGTATTGGTTCGGGGCCGAATATCACTAGAGCAAGGTCCAGGTGA